The proteins below come from a single Eptesicus fuscus isolate TK198812 chromosome 5, DD_ASM_mEF_20220401, whole genome shotgun sequence genomic window:
- the VPS18 gene encoding vacuolar protein sorting-associated protein 18 homolog encodes MASILDEYEDSLSRSAVLQPGCPSVGIPHSGYVNAQLEKEVPIFTKQRIDFTPSERITSLVVSCNQLCMSLGKDALLRIDLGKANEPNHVELGRKDDARVHKMFLDHTGFHLLIALSSTEVLYVNRNGQKVRPLARWKGQLVESVGWNKALGTESSTGPILVGTAQGQIFEAELSASEGGLFGPAPDLYFRPLYVLNEEGGPAPVCSIEAERGPDGRVFVIATTRQRLFQFIGRTAEGAEAQSFLGLFAAYTDHPPPFREFPSSLGYSELAFYTPKLRSAPRAFAWMMGDGVLYGSLDHGRPDSLLSEERVWEYPEGVGPGASPPLAIVLTQFHFLLLLADRVEAVCTLTGQVVLRDHFLEKFGPLRHMVKDSSTGHLWAYTERAVFRYHVQRESRDVWRTYLDMNRFDLAKEYCRERPDCLDTVLAREADFCFNQRRYLESARCYALTQSYFEEIALKFLEARQEEALVEFLQRKLASLKPAERTQATLLTTWLTELYLSRLGALQGDPEALNLYRDTRERFRAFLSSPRHKESLFASRASIHELLASHGDTEHMVYFAVIMQDYERVVAYHCQHEAYEEALAVLARHRDPQLFYKFSPILIRHIPRQLVDAWIEMGSRLDARQLIPALVNYSQGGEAQQVSQAIRYMEFCVNVLGETEQAIHNYLLSLYARGQPASLLAYLEQAGASPHRVHYDLKYALRLCAEHGHHRACVHVYKVLELYEEAVDLALQVDVDLAKQCADLPEEDEELRKKLWLKIARHVVQEEEDVQTAMACLASCPLLKIEDVLPFFPDFVTIDHFKEAICSSLKAYNHHIQELQREMEEATASAQRIRRDLQELRGRYGTVEPQDKCATCDFPLLNRPFYLFLCGHMFHADCLLQAVRPGLPAYKQARLEELQRKLGAAPPPTKGSARAKEAEGGAAAVGPSREQLKADLDELVAAECVYCGELMIRSIDRPFIDPQRYEEEHLSWL; translated from the exons ATGGCGTCCATCCTGGATGAATACGAGGACTCCCTGTCCCGCTCGGCCGTCTTGCAGCCCGGCTGCCCCAGCGTGGGCATCCCCCACTCGG GGTATGTGAATGCCCAGCTAGAGAAAGAAGTGCCCATCTTCACGAAGCAGCGCATTGACTTTACCCCTTCCGAGCGTATCACCAGTCTTGTCGTCTCCTGCAATCAGCTCTGCATGAGCCTGGGCAAGGATGCACTGCTCCG CATTGACTTGGGCAAGGCAAATGAACCCAACCACGTGGAGCTGGGGCGCAAGGATGATGCCAGAGTTCACAAGATGTTCCTGGACCACACTG GCTTTCACCTGCTGATCGCTCTGAGCAGCACTGAGGTCCTTTATGTGAACCGTAACGGACAGAAGGTACGGCCGCTGGCCCGCTGGAAGGGGCAGCTGGTGGAGAGTGTGGGCTGGAACAAGGCGCTGGGCACCGAGAGCAGCACGGGCCCCATCCTGGTTGGCACTGCCCAAGGCCAGATCTTCGAAGCAGAGCTCTCGGCCAGCGAGGGTGGGCTTTTCGGCCCTGCCCCAGATCTCTACTTCCGTCCATTATACGTTCTAAATGAAGAAGGGGGCCCGGCGCCTGTGTGCTCCATTGAGGCCGAGCGGGGCCCCGATGGGCGCGTCTTTGTTATTGCCACCACTCGGCAGCGCCTCTTCCAGTTCATAGGCCGAACCGCGGAGGGAGCTGAGGCACAGAGCTTCCTGGGGCTCTTCGCTGCCTACACTGACCACCCACCCCCATTCCGTGAGTTCCCCAGCAGTCTGGGCTACAGCGAGCTGGCCTTCTACACCCCCAAACTGCGCTCTGCGCCACGGGCCTTCGCCTGGATGATGGGGGATGGCGTGTTGTATGGATCATTGGACCACGGGCGTCCCGACTCCCTGCTGAGTGAGGAGCGAGTCTGGGAATACCCAGAAGGCGTAGGTCCTGGAGCCAGCCCACCCCTGGCCATTGTCCTGACCCAGTTCCACTTCCTGCTCCTGCTGGCGGACCGGGTGGAGGCCGTGTGCACGCTGACGGGACAGGTGGTGCTGCGGGATCACTTCCTGGAGAAGTTCGGGCCGCTGAGGCACATGGTGAAGGACTCCTCCACAGGCCACCTGTGGGCCTACACCGAGCGGGCCGTCTTCCGCTACCACGTGCAGCGGGAGTCCCGGGACGTCTGGCGCACCTACCTGGACATGAACCGCTTCGACCTGGCCAAAGAGTATTGTCGAGAGCGGCCTGACTGCCTGGACACCGTCCTGGCTCGGGAGGCTGATTTTTGCTTTAATCAGCGTCGCTACCTGGAGAGCGCCCGCTGCTATGCCCTGACCCAGAGCTACTTTGAGGAGATTGCCCTCAAGTTCTTGGAGGCCCGACAGGAGGAGGCTTTGGTTGAGTTCTTGCAGCGGAAACTGGCCAGTTTGAAGCCAGCCGAGCGTACCCAGGCCACGCTGCTGACGACCTGGCTGACAGAGCTCTACCTGAGCCGGCTCGGGGCCCTGCAGGGTGACCCAGAGGCCCTGAACCTCTACCGGGACACACGGGAGCGCTTCCGTGCCTTCCTCAGCAGCCCCCGCCACAAGGAGTCGCTCTTCGCCAGCAGAGCCTCCATCCACGAGCTGCTCGCTAGCCATGGGGACACGGAACACATGGTCTATTTTGCGGTGATCATGCAGGACTACGAGCGGGTGGTGGCATACCACTGCCAGCATGAGGCCTATGAGGAGGCCCTGGCCGTGCTTGCCCGCCACCGGGACCCCCAGCTCTTCTACAAGTTCTCGCCCATCCTCATCCGTCACATCCCCCGTCAGCTGGTGGATGCCTGGATTGAGATGGGCAGCCGGCTGGACGCCCGGCAGCTCATCCCTGCCTTGGTGAACTACAGCCAGGGTGGTGAGGCCCAGCAGGTGAGCCAGGCCATCCGCTACATGGAGTTCTGTGTGAACGTGCTGGGCGAGACTGAGCAGGCCATTCACAATTACCTGCTGTCGCTGTATGCCCGAGGCCAGCCAGCCTCGCTGCTGGCCTACCTGGAGCAGGCTGGGGCCAGCCCACACCGTGTGCATTACGACCTCAAGTATGCACTGCGGCTCTGTGCCGAGCATGGCCACCACCGTGCTTGTGTCCATGTCTACAAGGTCCTGGAGCTGTATGAGGAGGCTGTGGACCTGGCCTTGCAG GTGGATGTGGACCTGGCCAAGCAGTGTGCTGATTTGCCCGAGGAAGATGAGGAGCTTCGCAAGAAGCTGTGGCTGAAGATTGCACGGCACGTGgtgcaggaggaggaagatgtgCAGACCGCCATGGCCTGCCTGGCCAGCTGCCCCCTGCTCAAGATTGAGGATGTGCTCCCCTTCTTTCCTGACTTCGTCACCATTGACCACTTCAAGGAGGCGATCTGCAGCTCACTGAAGGCCTACAACCACCACATCCAGGAGCTGCAGCGGGAGATGGAAGAGGCCACAGCCAGCGCCCAGCGCATCCGGCGAGATCTGCAGGAGCTGCGGGGCCGCTACGGCACTGTGGAACCCCAGGACAAATGTGCCACCTGCGACTTCCCCCTGCTCAACCGCCCTTTTTACCTCTTCCTCTGCGGCCACATGTTCCATGCGGACTGCCTGCTGCAGGCTGTACGGCCTGGCCTGCCGGCCTACAAGCAGGCCCGGCTGGAGGAGTTGCAGCGAAAGCTGGGGGCTGCTCCGCCCCCCACCAAGGGCTCTGCCCGGGCAAaggaggctgagggtggggctGCTGCTGTGGGGCCAAGCCGGGAACAGCTCAAGGCTGACCTAGATGAACTGGTGGCGGCCGAGTGTGTGTACTGTGGGGAGCTGATGATTCGCTCTATCGACCGGCCCTTCATCGACCCCCAGCGCTATGAGGAGGAGCACCTCAGTTGGCTGTAG